From Streptomyces asiaticus, one genomic window encodes:
- a CDS encoding CocE/NonD family hydrolase → MTPARKALRPTTAAALSVTVMAGAAFGLAPANAAAAPAPAPAPTATTTAPTSTAASSGVSIRFVDIPGDGGVNLAANVVAPANADASHRLPLVVLPTSWSLPQVEYLAQAKKLAETGYVVLTYNTRGFWQSGGRIETAGPPDIADASKVIDWALANTPADPDHIGMAGLSYGAGISLLAAGADPRIKAVVAMSGWADLVGSIYSGRTQHSQAAGLLAGAGTLTGRPSEEFQQILDDFFSSNLAKEKDLIAWGKKRSAATYLDRINANGAAIMLGNSWGDSIFPPNSYADFFDKLTGPKRLELRPGDHATAELTGLLGLPNATWTHARQWLDRYLKGERNGIDSEQPVQLTSRTADGDGYEGYPSWSAVPSEQRRVPLAATEKVTAHHDSGANAGTVLLGGALDQFLKLPPLASIPLLPRSYAAVWQTGTYADEQRVRGTVKLHTTVTSDRSDGTAVAYLYDVGPLGVGKLITHAPFTFHDRTPGTPFGVDLELFSTAYDVPAGHRLALVVDTVDPLYIEHNPDGAHLTFSSPDADPSHLTIPVRD, encoded by the coding sequence GTGACCCCTGCTCGAAAAGCCCTTCGCCCGACGACCGCCGCCGCCCTCTCCGTCACCGTCATGGCCGGTGCGGCCTTCGGCCTCGCCCCCGCCAACGCCGCCGCGGCACCGGCACCGGCACCGGCACCGACCGCCACCACAACCGCCCCCACCTCCACCGCCGCCTCCTCCGGCGTCTCCATCCGCTTCGTCGACATCCCCGGCGACGGCGGCGTCAACCTGGCCGCCAACGTCGTGGCCCCCGCGAACGCCGACGCCTCCCACCGCCTCCCCCTCGTCGTCCTGCCCACCAGCTGGTCCCTGCCCCAGGTCGAATATCTCGCCCAGGCCAAGAAGCTCGCCGAAACCGGCTATGTGGTGCTGACCTACAACACCCGCGGCTTCTGGCAGTCCGGTGGGCGGATCGAGACGGCCGGGCCGCCCGATATCGCCGACGCGTCCAAGGTCATCGACTGGGCGCTCGCCAACACCCCCGCCGACCCCGACCACATCGGCATGGCCGGGCTCTCCTACGGCGCCGGGATCAGCCTGCTCGCGGCCGGTGCCGACCCGCGGATCAAGGCCGTGGTGGCCATGAGCGGCTGGGCGGACCTGGTCGGCTCGATCTACAGCGGCCGCACCCAGCACTCCCAGGCCGCCGGGCTGCTCGCCGGGGCCGGGACGCTGACCGGGCGGCCCAGCGAGGAGTTCCAGCAGATCCTCGATGACTTCTTCTCCTCCAACCTCGCCAAGGAGAAGGATCTGATCGCCTGGGGCAAGAAGCGCTCCGCCGCCACCTACCTCGACCGGATCAACGCCAATGGCGCAGCCATCATGCTGGGCAACTCCTGGGGCGACTCGATCTTCCCGCCCAACAGCTACGCCGACTTCTTCGACAAGCTGACCGGTCCCAAGCGGCTGGAGCTGCGGCCCGGCGACCACGCCACCGCCGAGCTCACCGGGCTGCTCGGACTGCCCAACGCCACCTGGACCCACGCCCGGCAGTGGCTCGACCGCTACCTCAAGGGCGAGCGCAACGGCATCGACAGCGAACAGCCGGTGCAGCTGACGTCCCGTACGGCGGACGGTGACGGCTACGAGGGCTACCCCAGCTGGTCGGCCGTCCCCTCCGAACAGCGCCGCGTCCCGCTCGCCGCCACCGAGAAGGTCACCGCCCACCACGACTCCGGCGCAAACGCCGGAACGGTGCTGCTCGGCGGCGCCCTCGACCAGTTCCTGAAGCTCCCGCCGCTCGCCTCGATCCCGCTGCTGCCCCGGTCCTACGCGGCCGTCTGGCAGACCGGGACCTACGCCGACGAGCAGCGCGTCCGCGGCACCGTGAAGCTCCACACCACCGTGACCAGCGACCGCTCGGACGGTACCGCGGTGGCGTATCTGTACGACGTGGGCCCGCTGGGCGTCGGCAAGCTCATCACCCACGCCCCGTTCACCTTCCACGACCGCACCCCGGGCACGCCCTTCGGGGTGGACCTGGAGCTGTTCTCCACCGCGTACGACGTCCCGGCCGGTCACCGGCTGGCGCTGGTCGTGGACACCGTCGACCCGCTCTACATCGAGCACAACCCCGACGGCGCCCACCTCACGTTCTCGTCCCCGGACGCCGACCCGTCCCATCTCACGATCCCGGTCCGCGACTGA
- a CDS encoding DUF6278 family protein codes for MNISFLGNWRKRRGPASGAALMGAQEEDPQGVAQLLSECELLRARASAAGIGLDDSTASLEALDQMAPRWRDDPDELPWLGNDAGLYLGTVIVRTVPGAVWQVWPDGRPVVRLASGREVDVVEAGQQWAADGAPELCQRYAEVAEA; via the coding sequence ATGAACATCTCCTTCTTGGGCAACTGGCGCAAGCGACGTGGCCCCGCCTCGGGCGCGGCCCTGATGGGTGCCCAGGAGGAGGACCCCCAGGGCGTCGCCCAACTGCTCTCCGAATGCGAACTCCTGCGCGCGCGGGCCTCCGCCGCGGGCATCGGGCTCGATGACTCCACGGCCTCGCTGGAGGCACTGGACCAGATGGCGCCGCGCTGGCGCGACGACCCGGACGAGCTCCCCTGGCTCGGTAACGACGCCGGTCTCTACCTGGGCACGGTCATCGTCCGCACCGTCCCCGGGGCCGTCTGGCAGGTGTGGCCCGACGGCCGACCCGTCGTCAGACTGGCCTCCGGCCGCGAGGTTGACGTCGTGGAGGCCGGCCAGCAGTGGGCGGCGGACGGGGCTCCCGAACTCTGCCAGCGTTACGCGGAGGTCGCGGAGGCCTAG
- a CDS encoding amino acid ABC transporter ATP-binding protein → MAVGEPLIELRGVNKHFGALHVLRDIELTVGRGEVVVVIGPSGGGKSTLIRTINRLETVQSGSIVVDGRPLPEEGKELARLRAEVGMVFQSFNLFAHRTVLANVMLGQTKVRRRPKQDAERRARELLDRVGLADQAGKFPAQLSGGQQQRVAIARALAMDPQVMLFDEPTSALDPEMINEVLEVMRQLAQEGMTMVVVTHEMGFARSAANRLVFMADGAIVEDRTPEEFFRAPESERARDFLSKILKH, encoded by the coding sequence ATGGCCGTCGGGGAGCCGTTGATCGAGCTGCGCGGCGTCAACAAGCACTTCGGCGCGCTGCACGTTCTGCGGGACATCGAGCTCACCGTCGGCCGCGGCGAAGTCGTCGTGGTCATCGGCCCCTCCGGCGGCGGCAAGTCCACCCTGATCCGGACGATCAACCGGCTGGAGACCGTCCAGTCCGGCTCCATCGTCGTCGACGGCCGTCCGCTGCCCGAGGAGGGCAAGGAGCTGGCGCGGCTGCGCGCCGAGGTCGGCATGGTCTTCCAGTCGTTCAACCTCTTCGCCCACCGCACCGTACTGGCCAATGTGATGCTCGGTCAGACCAAGGTCCGCCGCCGCCCCAAGCAGGACGCCGAGCGGCGCGCCCGCGAGCTCCTGGACCGGGTCGGACTCGCCGACCAGGCCGGGAAGTTCCCCGCCCAGCTCTCCGGCGGCCAGCAGCAGCGGGTGGCCATCGCCCGCGCGCTGGCGATGGACCCTCAGGTGATGCTCTTCGACGAGCCGACCTCCGCCCTCGACCCCGAGATGATCAACGAGGTGCTGGAGGTGATGCGTCAGCTCGCCCAGGAAGGGATGACCATGGTCGTGGTCACCCATGAGATGGGCTTCGCCCGCTCCGCCGCGAACCGGTTGGTCTTCATGGCCGACGGCGCGATCGTCGAGGACCGTACGCCGGAGGAGTTCTTCCGCGCCCCCGAGAGCGAGCGCGCCCGGGACTTCCTGTCCAAGATCCTCAAGCACTGA
- a CDS encoding DUF6204 family protein, with translation MFRVTIRGAFEELGEDEREALRGVVDSLQVAFTEAGTFTCDRSLSAFTFRCEVPAEPDDGEQEATERAIAALTAHGYPHRILRIGVTDMRNIKIRRKPRGAGGT, from the coding sequence GTGTTCCGAGTGACGATCCGGGGCGCCTTCGAGGAGTTGGGCGAGGACGAGCGCGAGGCGCTGCGCGGCGTGGTCGACTCCCTCCAGGTCGCCTTCACCGAGGCGGGCACCTTCACCTGCGACCGGAGCCTTTCGGCGTTCACCTTCCGCTGCGAGGTTCCGGCGGAGCCGGATGACGGCGAGCAGGAGGCGACCGAGCGGGCCATCGCGGCGCTGACCGCGCATGGTTATCCGCACCGGATCCTGCGGATCGGCGTGACGGACATGCGGAACATCAAGATCCGCCGCAAGCCTCGCGGGGCGGGCGGCACGTAG
- a CDS encoding amino acid ABC transporter permease, translating to MDVLTQNFSLYGKGFLGTVQLTVYASLLALVLGILMAAFRVAPVASLRALGTVWVTVLRNTPLTLLFFAVMLGLPRFGLVLPFTVFAVIALGCYTSAFICEAVRAGINTVPLGQGEAARSLGMTFDQTLSAVVLPQAFRTVIPPIGSTLIALAKNSAIAGSFSVTELLGTYKPLNEQGYSIIWTFVWIAVGYLIITLAISAIFALLERRWGVPR from the coding sequence ATGGACGTGCTCACCCAGAACTTCTCGCTCTACGGCAAGGGCTTCCTCGGCACCGTGCAGCTGACCGTCTACGCCTCGCTGCTCGCCCTCGTGCTCGGCATCCTCATGGCCGCGTTCCGGGTGGCGCCGGTCGCCTCGCTGCGCGCGCTCGGCACCGTCTGGGTGACGGTGCTCCGCAACACCCCGCTGACGCTGCTGTTCTTCGCGGTGATGCTGGGGCTGCCGCGCTTCGGCCTTGTGCTGCCGTTCACCGTCTTCGCGGTGATCGCGCTCGGCTGCTACACCTCGGCCTTCATCTGCGAGGCGGTGCGGGCGGGCATCAACACGGTGCCGCTGGGGCAGGGCGAGGCGGCCCGCAGCCTGGGCATGACGTTCGACCAGACACTGAGCGCGGTGGTGCTGCCGCAGGCGTTCCGTACGGTCATCCCGCCCATCGGCTCGACCCTGATCGCGCTCGCCAAGAACTCGGCCATCGCCGGGTCGTTCAGCGTCACCGAACTGCTCGGCACCTACAAGCCACTCAACGAGCAGGGCTACAGCATCATCTGGACCTTCGTCTGGATCGCCGTCGGGTATCTGATCATCACCCTCGCCATCAGCGCGATCTTCGCCCTGCTGGAGCGGCGCTGGGGAGTGCCGCGATGA
- a CDS encoding TetR/AcrR family transcriptional regulator, with the protein MSEGLREKHKRRTRRRIADVATGLFLERGFDRVTVAEVAEAAEVSVNTVYNYFPAKEDLVLPPDQASPRRLADIVRERPPGRSAAQAVLDRLREEVERRDRSLGLTEGFGPFFAMMRAAPTLLARLEELGHRMNDELAAVLAEETGAAPEDPLPRVVAAKISGYHSLIFGEIGRRVTAGERPDAIAKAVTELLDATEEMLGAPMLGYAVREGREERPCSE; encoded by the coding sequence ATGAGCGAAGGACTGCGGGAGAAGCACAAGCGCCGTACGCGCCGGCGGATCGCGGACGTGGCCACCGGGCTGTTCCTGGAGCGCGGCTTCGACCGGGTCACGGTCGCCGAGGTCGCCGAGGCCGCGGAGGTGTCCGTCAACACGGTCTACAACTACTTCCCGGCCAAGGAGGACCTGGTCCTGCCGCCCGACCAGGCGTCCCCGCGGCGGCTCGCCGACATCGTGCGCGAGCGCCCGCCCGGCCGGTCCGCCGCCCAGGCGGTGCTGGACCGGCTGCGCGAGGAAGTGGAGCGGCGCGACCGCTCGCTGGGGCTGACCGAGGGCTTCGGCCCGTTCTTCGCGATGATGCGGGCCGCCCCCACACTGCTGGCCCGGCTGGAGGAGCTGGGCCACCGGATGAACGACGAACTGGCCGCCGTGCTCGCCGAGGAGACCGGCGCGGCGCCGGAGGATCCGCTGCCGCGCGTGGTGGCCGCCAAGATCAGCGGCTATCACTCACTGATCTTCGGCGAGATCGGACGGCGCGTCACGGCGGGCGAGCGCCCCGACGCCATCGCCAAGGCCGTGACCGAACTCCTCGACGCCACCGAGGAGATGCTGGGCGCTCCGATGCTCGGCTACGCCGTACGGGAGGGACGGGAGGAGCGACCGTGTTCCGAGTGA
- a CDS encoding ABC transporter ATP-binding protein, whose translation MSSSVIRVRGLTRTFSLGSGPVHAVRGIDLTVGRGEILGFLGPNGAGKTTTLRMLTTLLPPSGGEAEIAGRDLLRDPAGVRRRIGYVAQSGGLDPGCSVREELVTQGRLHLMAKGAAAGRAEELVGELGLSGLMDRPTAALSGGQRRRVEIALGLVNRPEVLFLDEPTTGLDPGSRAELWNLVRRVRAEHGTTVFLTTHYLDEADALADRIVVVDAGRIVAEGTSAELKSRYAGGPGASLQDAFLAITGRGAAGQPLAI comes from the coding sequence ATGTCCTCATCCGTCATCCGCGTTCGCGGCCTCACCCGCACGTTCTCGCTGGGCAGCGGCCCCGTGCACGCCGTCCGCGGAATCGATCTGACCGTCGGCCGCGGCGAGATCCTCGGCTTCCTGGGCCCCAACGGGGCCGGTAAGACCACGACCCTGCGCATGCTCACCACCCTGCTGCCGCCCAGCGGGGGCGAAGCCGAGATCGCCGGGCGCGATCTGCTCCGCGATCCGGCGGGCGTGCGCCGGCGGATCGGCTATGTGGCCCAGTCGGGCGGCCTGGACCCGGGGTGCTCCGTACGCGAGGAACTGGTCACCCAGGGGCGGCTGCATCTGATGGCCAAGGGCGCGGCGGCCGGGCGTGCCGAGGAACTCGTCGGTGAGCTCGGGCTGTCAGGGCTCATGGACCGCCCGACCGCCGCGCTGTCGGGCGGTCAGCGCCGCCGGGTGGAGATCGCGCTGGGCCTGGTCAACCGGCCCGAGGTGCTCTTCCTCGACGAGCCCACGACCGGTCTCGACCCGGGAAGCCGGGCCGAGCTGTGGAACCTGGTGCGGCGCGTCCGCGCCGAGCACGGCACCACGGTTTTCCTCACCACCCACTACCTGGACGAGGCCGACGCGCTCGCCGACCGGATCGTGGTCGTGGATGCCGGGCGGATCGTGGCCGAGGGCACTTCCGCCGAGCTCAAGAGCCGCTATGCGGGGGGTCCGGGTGCCAGCCTCCAGGACGCCTTCCTGGCCATCACGGGGCGGGGTGCGGCCGGGCAACCCCTCGCCATCTAG
- a CDS encoding amino acid ABC transporter permease → MTAPSTTSALYDVPGPHTRRRHRMYALAGTAVLLALLGWIVYLLIHTGQFAYRKWMPFEYKGIQELLLNGLAGTLKAFGMAAVLSLALGGVLAAGRLSEHRPLRWAATLVVEFFRAMPVLVMIFFVFVALRVQPLPALVTGLTLYNGSVLAEVFRAGVNAVDRGQREAAYSLGLRKTGVMMSVLVPQGVRAMLPAIISQLVVALKDTSLGFLITYEEFLHAGKLIASNLDYDLPFIPVVMVISPIYIGMCMLLSWFANWVAKRERRSVKTRQVEVAAAEPAAPMPGDTRG, encoded by the coding sequence ATGACCGCCCCCTCGACCACCAGCGCCCTCTACGACGTCCCCGGGCCCCACACCCGGCGCCGGCACCGGATGTACGCGCTGGCCGGGACGGCCGTGCTGCTGGCCCTGCTCGGCTGGATCGTCTATCTCCTCATCCACACCGGCCAGTTCGCCTACCGCAAGTGGATGCCGTTCGAGTACAAGGGCATCCAGGAGCTGCTGCTGAACGGGCTCGCGGGCACCCTCAAGGCGTTCGGCATGGCCGCGGTCCTCTCGCTCGCCCTCGGCGGGGTGCTCGCCGCCGGACGGCTCTCCGAGCACCGCCCGCTGCGCTGGGCGGCCACGCTGGTGGTGGAGTTCTTCCGGGCGATGCCCGTACTGGTGATGATCTTCTTCGTCTTCGTGGCGCTGCGGGTCCAGCCGCTGCCCGCCCTGGTCACCGGGCTGACGCTGTACAACGGCTCGGTGCTGGCCGAGGTGTTCCGGGCCGGGGTGAACGCGGTGGACCGCGGCCAGCGCGAGGCGGCGTACTCGCTCGGCCTGCGGAAGACGGGGGTCATGATGTCCGTGCTGGTGCCACAGGGGGTGCGGGCGATGCTCCCGGCCATCATCAGCCAGCTGGTGGTGGCCCTGAAGGACACCTCGCTCGGCTTCCTCATCACCTATGAGGAGTTTCTGCACGCCGGAAAGCTGATCGCGTCCAATCTCGACTACGACCTGCCGTTCATCCCGGTGGTCATGGTGATCTCACCGATCTACATCGGGATGTGCATGCTGCTGTCGTGGTTCGCCAACTGGGTGGCCAAGCGGGAGCGGCGCAGTGTGAAGACCCGTCAGGTCGAGGTCGCCGCCGCCGAACCGGCCGCCCCGATGCCGGGGGACACCCGCGGCTGA
- a CDS encoding ABC transporter permease, whose product MTLLAHTGIVFGRCLRSTLRSKTNLFFGMLQPLLFLALFGPLLTELDMGVSGSSWQTLVPGVLVQLALLGGSYVGLGLLMDRNLGVLDRMRVTPVSPLALLLGRTLRDVVQLVAQSVLLVLLGLAFGLRAPLLGVLFGLLFVAVLAAALSALSYGLAMNVRTPPEFAAIANTAGMPLMLLSGLLLPMTLAPGWLAGASRAVPFRYTVDAVRQVFLGHYANATVAVGAAVTLALAALCLMGGARLFGRVRG is encoded by the coding sequence ATGACTCTTCTCGCCCACACCGGCATCGTCTTCGGCCGCTGTCTGCGCTCAACGCTTCGCTCGAAGACCAATCTCTTCTTCGGCATGCTTCAGCCGCTGCTCTTCCTCGCCCTCTTCGGCCCGCTGCTGACCGAACTCGACATGGGCGTCAGCGGATCGTCCTGGCAGACGCTGGTCCCCGGTGTGCTCGTCCAGCTCGCGCTGCTCGGCGGGTCGTACGTCGGGCTCGGCCTGCTGATGGACCGCAACCTCGGCGTACTGGACCGGATGCGGGTCACCCCGGTCAGCCCGTTGGCGCTGCTGCTCGGACGCACCCTGCGCGATGTCGTCCAGCTGGTGGCCCAGTCGGTGCTGCTGGTGCTGCTCGGTCTGGCCTTCGGGCTGCGCGCGCCGCTCCTCGGCGTGCTGTTCGGGCTGCTGTTCGTGGCCGTGCTCGCGGCGGCCCTGTCCGCGCTCTCCTACGGGCTGGCCATGAACGTCCGTACGCCCCCGGAGTTCGCCGCCATCGCCAATACGGCGGGCATGCCGCTGATGCTGCTCTCCGGGCTGCTGTTGCCGATGACCCTGGCCCCCGGATGGCTCGCGGGCGCCTCGCGCGCCGTGCCGTTCCGCTACACCGTCGACGCGGTGCGCCAGGTGTTCCTGGGGCACTACGCCAACGCCACGGTCGCCGTCGGGGCGGCCGTCACCCTGGCCCTGGCGGCGCTGTGCCTGATGGGCGGGGCGCGGCTGTTCGGCCGGGTCCGCGGCTGA
- a CDS encoding glutamate ABC transporter substrate-binding protein: MRRLRRATAALTTTLVLLLIPGCGKEGSPPTKGPRAEKLPTYKVDTGFRLPASPTWRRAERRGHLIVGVKEDQPYLGERDPATGRYSGFDIEIARMMSASLGFAPGTIRYQTIASANRETALQSGQIDYYVGTYTINPLRRRLVGFAGPYFMAGQSLLVRTDENDIHGPEDLAGRTVCSVAGSTPLQRIQADYPKAHAVAYDTYSVCVDNLLSFQVDAVTTDNTILLGYAAKAPEELKVVGRPFSKEPYGIGVPKRDNALRFALDDAILFHERNGDWKKAYDATLGLSGVPAPKPPPIDRYRTG; encoded by the coding sequence ATGAGGCGCCTGCGCCGCGCGACCGCCGCCCTCACCACGACTCTGGTCCTGCTGCTCATCCCCGGCTGCGGCAAGGAGGGCAGCCCGCCCACCAAGGGCCCCCGGGCCGAGAAGCTGCCCACCTACAAGGTGGACACCGGGTTCCGGCTGCCTGCCTCGCCCACCTGGCGCCGGGCCGAGCGCCGCGGTCATCTCATCGTGGGGGTCAAGGAGGACCAGCCCTATCTGGGCGAGCGGGACCCGGCCACCGGCCGCTACTCGGGCTTCGACATCGAGATCGCCCGCATGATGTCCGCCTCCCTCGGCTTCGCCCCGGGCACCATCCGCTACCAGACCATCGCCTCCGCCAACCGCGAGACCGCCCTCCAGAGCGGCCAGATCGACTACTACGTCGGCACCTACACCATCAATCCGCTGCGAAGGCGGCTGGTCGGCTTCGCCGGGCCGTACTTCATGGCCGGTCAGTCGCTGCTGGTGCGCACCGACGAGAACGACATCCACGGCCCCGAGGACCTCGCGGGCAGGACCGTCTGCTCGGTGGCCGGCTCCACCCCGCTCCAGCGCATCCAGGCCGACTACCCCAAGGCCCACGCGGTCGCGTACGACACCTACTCCGTGTGCGTGGACAACCTGCTCAGCTTCCAGGTGGACGCGGTGACCACCGACAACACCATCCTGCTCGGCTACGCGGCCAAGGCCCCCGAGGAGCTGAAGGTGGTCGGCCGGCCCTTCTCCAAGGAGCCGTACGGCATCGGCGTGCCCAAGCGGGACAACGCGCTGCGCTTCGCGCTGGACGACGCGATCCTCTTCCACGAGCGCAACGGCGACTGGAAGAAGGCGTACGACGCGACCCTCGGCCTCTCGGGTGTGCCCGCCCCCAAGCCGCCGCCCATCGACCGCTACCGCACCGGCTGA
- the ggt gene encoding gamma-glutamyltransferase — protein MVAVLGVVPAGAAGHESADKGAPAKTPVAVGYGGAVSSVDPDASAAGIDVLRHGGNAVDAAVATAAALGVTEPYSAGVGGGGYFVYYNAKRHQVSTLDGRETAPRSADQKLFLDKNGKPLPFADAVTSGLSVGTPGTPATWNDALKDWGTRSLGQVLRPAERLARDGFTVDSTFRQQTADNQARFKDFPATAKLFLPGGEPPAVGSTFRNPDLARTYALLAKKGVGAIYKGELGRDIVDTVRKPPVDPKAQRVVRAGDLTTEDLRSYGTKRQAPTRTDYRGLDVYGMAPSSSGGTSVAEALNILEKTDLSKLSDVEYLHRYIEASRIAFADRGRWVGDPAAEDVPTKGLTSQRFADSRACLIKDDAVLKSPVPPGDPNNPSGPGSCDTRGHAAPTTYEGENTTHLTVADKWGNVVAYTLTIEQTGGSGITVPGRGFLLNNELTDFSFAPADPAVHDPNLPGPGKRPRSSMSPTIVLDGHKPVLALGSPGGATIITTVLQTLLNHLDRGMPLVDAIAAPRASQRNAAQTELEPGLWNGPERAKLEALGHSFKQNPEIGAATGVQRLSGGRWLAAAETERRGGGSAMVVSPKR, from the coding sequence ATGGTCGCGGTACTGGGCGTCGTCCCGGCCGGTGCCGCCGGGCACGAGAGCGCCGACAAGGGCGCTCCGGCCAAGACGCCCGTGGCCGTCGGCTACGGCGGCGCGGTCTCCAGCGTGGACCCCGACGCCTCGGCGGCCGGGATCGACGTACTACGGCACGGGGGCAACGCGGTGGACGCGGCCGTGGCGACCGCCGCCGCGCTCGGGGTCACCGAGCCGTACTCGGCGGGTGTCGGCGGCGGCGGATACTTCGTCTACTACAACGCCAAGCGGCACCAGGTCTCCACGCTCGACGGCCGCGAGACCGCTCCCCGCAGCGCGGACCAGAAGCTCTTCCTCGACAAAAACGGCAAACCGCTGCCGTTCGCCGACGCCGTCACCAGCGGGCTGAGCGTCGGCACTCCCGGCACCCCCGCCACCTGGAACGACGCCCTGAAGGACTGGGGCACCCGATCGCTGGGGCAGGTGCTGAGGCCCGCCGAGCGGCTGGCCCGCGACGGGTTCACCGTCGACTCCACGTTCCGTCAGCAGACCGCCGACAACCAGGCCCGCTTCAAGGACTTCCCGGCCACCGCCAAGCTCTTCCTCCCCGGTGGCGAGCCCCCGGCGGTCGGCTCGACGTTCCGCAACCCCGACCTCGCCCGTACGTACGCGCTGCTGGCCAAGAAGGGCGTCGGCGCCATCTACAAGGGCGAGCTGGGCCGCGACATCGTCGACACCGTGCGCAAGCCGCCCGTCGACCCGAAGGCGCAGCGCGTCGTGCGCGCGGGCGATCTGACCACCGAGGACCTGCGGTCCTACGGGACGAAGCGGCAGGCCCCGACCCGGACCGACTACCGCGGTCTGGACGTGTACGGCATGGCGCCCTCATCCTCCGGCGGCACGAGCGTCGCCGAGGCGCTCAACATCCTGGAGAAGACCGACCTCTCCAAGCTCAGCGACGTCGAGTATCTGCACCGCTATATCGAGGCCAGCCGGATAGCCTTCGCCGACCGGGGCCGCTGGGTCGGCGACCCCGCGGCCGAGGACGTCCCCACCAAGGGGCTCACCTCACAGCGGTTCGCCGACTCCCGGGCCTGCCTGATCAAGGACGACGCGGTGCTCAAGAGCCCCGTGCCGCCCGGTGACCCGAACAACCCGTCCGGGCCCGGCTCCTGCGACACCCGGGGCCACGCCGCCCCGACCACGTACGAGGGCGAGAACACCACGCATCTCACGGTCGCCGACAAGTGGGGCAATGTGGTGGCCTACACCCTCACCATCGAGCAGACCGGCGGCAGCGGGATCACCGTTCCCGGCCGTGGCTTCCTGCTCAACAACGAGCTGACCGACTTCTCCTTCGCGCCCGCCGACCCCGCCGTCCACGACCCGAACCTGCCGGGCCCGGGGAAGCGGCCGCGCTCGTCCATGTCGCCGACGATCGTGCTGGACGGCCACAAGCCGGTGCTGGCGCTGGGCTCCCCGGGCGGGGCGACCATCATCACCACCGTGCTCCAGACCCTGCTGAACCATCTCGACCGGGGTATGCCGCTGGTCGACGCGATCGCCGCACCGCGCGCCAGCCAGCGCAACGCGGCCCAGACGGAGCTGGAACCGGGACTGTGGAACGGCCCGGAGCGCGCCAAGCTCGAGGCGCTCGGCCACTCCTTCAAGCAGAACCCCGAGATCGGGGCGGCCACCGGGGTGCAGCGGCTGTCCGGCGGACGGTGGCTCGCGGCGGCCGAGACGGAACGGCGGGGCGGCGGCTCGGCGATGGTGGTGAGCCCGAAGCGCTGA